The sequence ACAACTATTTTATCGAGAATTGTTTCGAATACAATAGAGTATTGATTCAAATTAGAATTTGTTTGTGATGAGTAGTGGGATTATTCGTTTCGGGTAATCGCACACAAGGCGACACGCAAATCACCGACACGATGGCGAAGTGTCATCACCTCGTCAGTATATCTCTCATCGTAGGTCATTGAGCGTTGAGTAAGTAGCTCGAATTGGACTCTGAGGGACTCTAGGCAAAGTCTTGTCCGTTTGTTGCTGGCGCGTAAAGTCGTTCTATGGAGGGAGTTGGGGCCGGAGCTTTGCTTGAAGTCGTGGCGAATGGTGTTGAGGTGGATTAACTGGCTGTCAATGTCCCCTAGGAGGCGTTTGATATTGTGCGCCGCTTGCGAATCATCAATGGGGTCGAGAAAGTTGGTTGCAAAAATATCATCAAGAAGTTGGTTCAGTGGTGAAAGTTCAGCATTCAACGTATTCATAATCGGTCCCCAATTTACAAAGCCACACCATATGACTTTTTCAAATGTTTCTAGCCGTTAATTACGTGCGTTTTATGCATCTTATGTAATATAGGTTAGAAGGGGAATGTGAAAAATATAGTTGTGTTTGATGACAAACGTCAAAAGTCTTTGTTTTGAAACACTTCTACTGTTTCATCTTTCGCATCGTTTAGATGTTGACCTTCACAGTTCAGGGTCTTCAGATAAGTACACATGAGACACCTTTGACCGTGTTTGGTAATCTACTCAGCGTAGTGATCCAAGGTGATGTTTTAAAACACATTGTTATTCGGATATTGGATAAGGAAGAACGATTTAGCATGACGACCTCTGTGTGAGTGAGGGCGCATTTTCAACCCTATACCTATAGATAGGTCAAGCTGTAAGAGTGAAGGATTACATGAGCAAAATTTATTTTATCTGTGGTTTTATTGGCGCCGGAAAGTCGACCTATGCGGCTAAGTTGACTCGAGACATTAATGCGTTTTGCTTTACCCCAGATGAGTGGATGATCCCACTATTTGGCGAGCACATGGAACGAGAAGTGTTCGATGCGAGAATGTCAGCATTAACCAGTTTGTTTGATCAGTCTGCTGAACGACTATTGGAGTTGGGCGTTCCTGTGGTGTTCGATTATGGATATTGGAACCGCGAAAAGCGCGATCAGGCGAGGGCATGGGCTAAACAAAGAGGGGTAGACTATGAAATGGTCTATCTCAATGTTGATTTTGAAACATGCAAGTCACGCGCTTTTGCTCGCAACGATGTTCGCGGAGAAAAGTCCTATGAGATGACCCCTGATATGCTAGAACTGTTTTGGTCATGGTTTGAAGCACCAGAGAAAGATGAAGAGTGCACTTGGGTTTAACTTGCAACTATTCTGACTTCCTCTCTAATGTTGGACATTCAATAACAGGGTGGGTTAAAGTTGCGGCTCGCGGCTGCACATGAGTTTCAGTCAATATAGAGAAAATACAATGATTGTAGAAAATGTGCTTCCTGAACATTACGCAGAAATGCTGGATGTTTGGGAAAATTCGGTCCGAGCAACTCATGACTTCATAACAGAAGAAGATATAGAGTTTTTTAAACCCATTATCATTGAGCAGGCCTTCCCAGCTGTCACGCTAAAATGCGTAAAAGATGAAAGCGGTTCGATCGTTGGTTTCGTGGGAGTTCACGAGGCAAAAGTTGAAATGCTGTTCATCTCAAGTGAGGCAAGAGGAAGAGGTGTAGGCAAAGTGCTGTTGAGATATGCTATCCAGCAGTTAGGCGCAATGGAGGTCGATGTAAACGAACAAAACCCGCAAGCAGCTGGTTTTTACAAACATATGGGTTTTAAAGTCGTTTCTCGTTCACCCATTGATGATATGGGAAAACCCTTTCCAATTCTGCATATGACACTATAACGCTCGGCTTGTCGTAAGCAAGTTTGATAGAAGAAACGCCCAAAGCTAATAACTTTGGGCGTTTCCGTATTTGTAGAATGATGAGACGGGATATTGAGTCTCGTAAAGACTGTCACGTTGCATCGTTTTATTTAGTCCTTTCGTATTTTGATGGTATTTCGCTATCAAATGATAAATATCTAGATTATACGTCTTGTGAATTGATATCGTTCAAAACTTTCCTAAATTAATGAAAAGGAGTGTTATATGAGTGTTCACTATGACAAACAGGAAGCTGATTTTGGGCTGTTCGGCCGTGATGATAGGCGCAGTAGGGATATTAGTGTTCGAAGGCTTTAGGTCTTTAGAGCATGATCACAGCGTTGTTGCCAGCCATGATGATGCCCTTGATGCACATCAACACCATCATCAAGAGGCGTCCAGTGTTGTTCACGATGATCACTCAACCGCCCCACCAGTTTCCGCGTTTGTTGACCCTAACTCTCCAATACAACCAATCCTTGACCTAGATAATATCGACTACGCTAAAGCAAAAATAGGCTGGACATTATTCAAGGACCCCAATCTATCTTCCAACAATCAAGTGAGTTGTGAGACTTGCCATAACTTACAAACCAATGGAGCAGAATTGATTCCAGTTTCTGTTGGTGTCGAGGGTTTAGGTGAAAGAAACTCTCTCACGGTATTCAATGCTGTCTACAACTATCGTTTCTTTTGGGATGGCCGTGTGAATACTCTGGAAGAGCAACTCGATGGCCCGGTGCATAATCCTGTTGAGATGGATTCGTCATGGGAGGAAATAAAAGCGTATGTTAA comes from Vibrio astriarenae and encodes:
- a CDS encoding AAA family ATPase, which codes for MSKIYFICGFIGAGKSTYAAKLTRDINAFCFTPDEWMIPLFGEHMEREVFDARMSALTSLFDQSAERLLELGVPVVFDYGYWNREKRDQARAWAKQRGVDYEMVYLNVDFETCKSRAFARNDVRGEKSYEMTPDMLELFWSWFEAPEKDEECTWV
- a CDS encoding GNAT family N-acetyltransferase; protein product: MIVENVLPEHYAEMLDVWENSVRATHDFITEEDIEFFKPIIIEQAFPAVTLKCVKDESGSIVGFVGVHEAKVEMLFISSEARGRGVGKVLLRYAIQQLGAMEVDVNEQNPQAAGFYKHMGFKVVSRSPIDDMGKPFPILHMTL
- a CDS encoding cytochrome-c peroxidase; this encodes MTNRKLILGCSAVMIGAVGILVFEGFRSLEHDHSVVASHDDALDAHQHHHQEASSVVHDDHSTAPPVSAFVDPNSPIQPILDLDNIDYAKAKIGWTLFKDPNLSSNNQVSCETCHNLQTNGAELIPVSVGVEGLGERNSLTVFNAVYNYRFFWDGRVNTLEEQLDGPVHNPVEMDSSWEEIKAYVNDSSAYREMFSTAGLDISVDNIVGSIVEFENALTTPNAPFDRYLMGDELAINNAAKRGWEAFQAEGCIACHQGANVGGGMVMQFGYFGQDKTGAERSNDLGRFSTTSKPKDRHLFRVASLRNVAETAPYFHDGKTQSLDDAIKIMGRSQLGRELDQETIVDIKSFLMTLTGDRPTILERLENE